One genomic window of Sphingobacterium oryzagri includes the following:
- a CDS encoding pirin family protein, translated as MANYIFHAADSRGSADHGWLQSKHTFSFANYFNPERMQFGVLRVLNDDHVAAGQGFGAHPHDNMEIISIPLAGDLEHKDSIGNVKVIRSGDIQVMSAGTGVTHSEYNKNSDRDVKFLQIWVYPNKRNVSPRYDQLSLNPADRVNKFQQILSPNPADEGVWIHQDAWFSLGNFDAGVAQKYTFKGEHTGLYIFNLSGELLVDGYTLQTRDGLAITALQEVTITAKSAAEFLLMEVSMQS; from the coding sequence ATGGCAAATTACATTTTTCATGCGGCCGATTCACGCGGAAGCGCTGATCACGGTTGGTTACAGTCGAAACATACATTTAGTTTTGCGAATTATTTTAATCCGGAGCGGATGCAATTTGGTGTGCTGCGGGTGTTAAATGACGATCATGTGGCTGCAGGACAAGGTTTTGGAGCGCACCCGCACGACAATATGGAGATTATTTCCATTCCGCTGGCAGGTGATCTGGAACATAAAGATAGCATAGGCAATGTGAAGGTTATCCGGAGCGGTGATATCCAGGTGATGAGCGCGGGGACAGGCGTAACGCATAGCGAGTATAACAAAAATAGCGATCGCGATGTGAAGTTTTTGCAGATCTGGGTTTACCCGAACAAACGGAATGTTTCGCCACGTTACGATCAGTTATCGTTAAATCCGGCCGATCGGGTCAATAAATTTCAACAGATACTCTCTCCAAATCCGGCCGATGAAGGTGTTTGGATTCATCAAGATGCTTGGTTTAGTTTGGGGAATTTTGACGCGGGCGTTGCACAGAAATATACTTTCAAGGGTGAGCATACCGGACTGTATATTTTCAATCTATCGGGTGAGCTTTTGGTGGATGGATATACGTTGCAGACGCGTGATGGGCTTGCTATTACTGCGCTCCAAGAAGTCACGATAACCGCGAAATCAGCAGCTGAATTTCTGCTTATGGAAGTCTCAATGCAGTCTTAA
- a CDS encoding aldo/keto reductase, translating into MQLTKLGKSNLQVSPIGIGGMSLKGGATARNTHLIQQAVELGINYFDTADLYERGMNEELLGQALRGRRKDVVLASKVGNQWRPDGSTWDWKASKAYILKAVEASLSRLHTEYIDLYQLHGGLIEDPIDEIIEAFEQLVKEGKIRYYGISSIRPNVIHAYATRSNIVSVMMQYNLLDRRPEYVFPLLAEKDIAVVSRGALTQGLLVDKPIDSYLQLTSGEVGHANRHVEKLAEATGMSKSHVLLAYVLANPAVSVAAVGVRTAAQLDDLSSFLREQPRLSAAASAELERGLRRLVYTDHLS; encoded by the coding sequence ATGCAGTTAACTAAGCTCGGAAAATCGAATTTACAGGTTTCGCCGATTGGTATAGGCGGGATGTCGCTTAAAGGCGGCGCGACTGCGCGGAACACCCATCTTATTCAGCAAGCGGTTGAGCTGGGTATCAATTATTTTGATACGGCAGATTTATACGAGCGCGGCATGAATGAAGAACTGCTGGGCCAGGCGCTACGCGGCAGGCGAAAAGATGTTGTGCTGGCAAGCAAGGTGGGTAACCAATGGCGACCGGATGGTAGTACCTGGGATTGGAAAGCTTCTAAAGCGTATATTTTGAAGGCGGTTGAGGCTTCGCTTTCGCGACTGCATACCGAATACATCGATCTATATCAGTTGCACGGTGGCTTAATCGAAGATCCGATTGATGAAATTATCGAAGCTTTTGAACAACTGGTTAAGGAAGGGAAAATTCGCTATTATGGCATTTCATCGATTCGTCCAAACGTGATTCATGCGTATGCAACACGATCAAACATCGTTAGTGTGATGATGCAGTACAACCTGTTAGATCGACGTCCGGAATATGTTTTTCCGCTGTTGGCAGAGAAAGACATAGCCGTCGTTAGTCGTGGCGCGCTTACGCAAGGATTGCTCGTTGACAAGCCGATTGACAGTTATTTACAGCTTACATCTGGCGAAGTTGGCCATGCCAATCGACATGTAGAGAAGCTGGCAGAAGCGACAGGCATGAGCAAGTCGCACGTGCTTTTGGCGTATGTATTGGCCAATCCAGCCGTTTCGGTAGCCGCGGTAGGTGTGCGCACGGCTGCACAGCTTGATGATTTAAGCTCTTTTTTACGTGAGCAGCCTCGTTTGTCGGCAGCAGCTTCAGCCGAATTGGAACGTGGCTTACGCAGGTTGGTTTATACCGATCACTTAAGCTAA
- a CDS encoding FKBP-type peptidyl-prolyl cis-trans isomerase — protein MNKIGIGVLALLLTQAMQGKAQKLTSSTDSVSYALGMDVGSSLTASGVVIHPESFLKGVQDGVAGSSRLIEKEEGIRIIKAAFAQAAEMKAKALKQEETTFFDGIKTKPGVKAGEAGLYYEVLQEGTGAKPTATDEVTVHYKGALASGKVFDSSYDRGEPIDLGLDRVIRGWQIGIPLMTVGSKYRLYIPSDLGYGERGAGADIPPYSALVFEIELIGIKDNNAVN, from the coding sequence ATGAATAAGATAGGAATAGGGGTGTTGGCTTTGTTGCTGACGCAAGCGATGCAGGGAAAAGCACAAAAATTAACATCATCAACAGACTCGGTTTCTTATGCTTTGGGCATGGATGTCGGATCTTCCTTAACCGCGAGCGGCGTTGTTATCCATCCGGAAAGCTTTTTAAAAGGTGTGCAGGATGGCGTTGCGGGCTCCAGTCGGTTAATCGAAAAAGAAGAAGGGATACGTATTATCAAAGCCGCCTTTGCGCAGGCTGCAGAAATGAAAGCAAAAGCGCTTAAACAAGAAGAAACTACATTTTTTGATGGTATAAAAACGAAGCCCGGCGTAAAGGCTGGAGAAGCAGGCTTATATTATGAAGTTTTGCAGGAAGGAACTGGCGCCAAGCCAACGGCTACCGACGAAGTGACGGTTCACTACAAAGGAGCGTTAGCAAGCGGTAAAGTTTTTGACAGTTCGTATGATCGCGGTGAGCCGATTGATCTGGGTTTAGACCGGGTAATCCGAGGTTGGCAAATCGGCATTCCGTTGATGACGGTTGGTTCTAAATACCGGTTATACATTCCTTCTGATCTGGGTTATGGCGAGCGTGGCGCCGGTGCGGATATACCGCCTTACAGCGCGTTAGTCTTTGAAATTGAGTTGATCGGAATAAAAGATAATAATGCAGTTAACTAA